One Chitinophagaceae bacterium C216 genomic window carries:
- the surA_2 gene encoding Chaperone SurA, whose amino-acid sequence MLPAIIKLLLNGINGFFIAVALINFEYMIKYLFTGVLAFAISFAAMAQGASQKVVIDKIVGAVGDRIVLQSDVQNDIIDFYLRAGQEPPPDAACQILEEKLISKILALQAERDSLPVSDDEVEANMDMRIRSWVMQFGSIEAVEEIAGKSIYQFKDEMRPKIKEQMLAQAMHRKIVENVHITPTEVKAFFDRVPPDSVPFIESQMEVGQINIYPKAAKEVEDYIYNEMMNYRRQIEAGTLSFAEAAKRFSEDPGSKDRGGEYEVNRNDKDQWDPVFLSTIFRLKAGEISLPVKSNKFGFFLIKVESRRGDNAKVRMILRVPPVTPTELNAAKAKLDSVRNDILAGKISFKDAAYKYSEDEAVKSYGPYVLDSDGSTFVTLDQLPDRDMVRIVGNMKVGEYSEPHEFTNSQGKKGVRIIYLKSRTDAHRMNLQDDYSKIADMALAQKRSQVVDDWLAKRIPTYYVLVDKEAANQCENLKKYQVTDEKGF is encoded by the coding sequence TTGCTGCCTGCTATTATCAAACTTTTGTTAAATGGCATCAACGGCTTCTTTATTGCAGTTGCCCTGATTAATTTTGAATATATGATCAAGTATTTATTTACTGGCGTACTGGCTTTTGCTATAAGTTTTGCTGCAATGGCGCAAGGTGCTTCCCAGAAGGTGGTGATTGATAAAATCGTAGGGGCTGTAGGGGATCGCATAGTATTGCAGTCTGATGTTCAGAACGATATCATCGACTTTTATCTGAGAGCCGGTCAGGAACCGCCACCTGATGCCGCCTGTCAAATATTGGAAGAAAAACTGATCTCCAAAATACTAGCACTGCAAGCCGAGCGAGACTCGCTGCCAGTGAGTGATGATGAAGTAGAGGCCAATATGGATATGCGTATCAGAAGCTGGGTAATGCAGTTTGGTAGTATCGAGGCAGTGGAAGAAATCGCCGGTAAAAGTATTTATCAGTTTAAGGACGAAATGCGTCCGAAAATTAAAGAGCAGATGCTGGCACAGGCTATGCATCGCAAGATTGTAGAAAACGTACACATTACACCTACTGAGGTAAAAGCCTTCTTCGACAGGGTACCTCCAGATAGTGTCCCCTTCATCGAATCGCAAATGGAGGTAGGACAAATTAATATCTATCCCAAAGCTGCAAAAGAAGTAGAAGATTATATTTATAATGAAATGATGAACTACCGCCGGCAGATCGAAGCCGGTACGCTATCTTTTGCGGAGGCAGCTAAAAGATTCTCTGAAGATCCAGGAAGTAAGGATCGTGGCGGAGAGTATGAAGTAAACAGAAACGATAAGGATCAGTGGGATCCCGTATTCCTTTCTACCATATTCCGTCTAAAGGCTGGAGAAATTTCACTCCCTGTAAAATCCAACAAGTTCGGTTTCTTTCTTATTAAGGTAGAAAGCCGCAGAGGTGACAATGCCAAAGTGAGAATGATATTGCGCGTTCCTCCTGTTACCCCTACTGAACTGAATGCGGCAAAAGCTAAATTGGATTCGGTAAGAAATGATATTCTCGCCGGAAAAATATCTTTCAAAGATGCAGCCTATAAATACAGTGAAGATGAGGCTGTAAAAAGTTATGGTCCATATGTGTTGGATTCCGATGGTTCTACTTTTGTAACCCTAGATCAACTACCTGACCGAGATATGGTGCGTATTGTAGGTAATATGAAAGTAGGCGAATATTCCGAACCACACGAGTTTACCAATAGTCAGGGTAAAAAAGGTGTACGCATCATTTACCTGAAATCTCGTACCGATGCGCACCGCATGAATCTGCAGGATGACTATAGCAAGATAGCAGATATGGCGTTGGCACAAAAAAGAAGTCAGGTAGTGGATGATTGGCTGGCCAAAAGAATCCCCACTTATTATGTATTGGTGGATAAAGAGGCCGCGAATCAATGCGAAAACCTGAAAAAATATCAGGTTACGGATGAAAAAGGTTTTTAA
- the recR gene encoding Recombination protein RecR has product MQFSSALLEAAVNEFSRLPGIGKKTALRLVLHLLKQDTEAVLQFTNAIAHMRREIRFCKRCFNVADEDLCSICSNTFRQQQTICVVENIRDVIAIENTQQYNGVYHVLGGIISPLDGIGPDDLNIEALLQRVAEEKIEEIIFALNPNIQGDTTIYYIQKKLSGKDIRITTIARGIAFGGELEYADELTLGRSLQNRLPVENYMNR; this is encoded by the coding sequence ATGCAATTTTCATCTGCTTTACTGGAAGCTGCCGTCAATGAGTTTTCCCGACTGCCTGGTATCGGGAAAAAAACTGCATTGCGTTTGGTGTTGCACTTGCTGAAGCAAGATACGGAAGCTGTGCTGCAGTTCACCAATGCTATAGCTCATATGCGTCGGGAAATCCGCTTCTGTAAGCGTTGCTTTAACGTGGCTGATGAAGATTTATGCAGCATCTGTAGTAATACCTTCCGCCAACAACAGACTATCTGTGTAGTGGAAAATATCAGAGACGTTATTGCAATAGAAAATACACAGCAATACAACGGTGTGTATCATGTACTGGGCGGTATTATATCTCCCTTGGATGGTATAGGACCCGATGACCTGAATATTGAAGCATTGCTGCAAAGGGTAGCAGAAGAAAAAATCGAGGAAATTATCTTTGCCCTAAATCCTAATATACAGGGAGATACCACTATTTACTACATTCAGAAAAAACTTAGCGGAAAAGATATTCGTATAACTACAATTGCCCGGGGTATTGCTTTTGGCGGTGAGTTGGAGTATGCAGACGAGCTTACACTCGGTCGCAGTCTTCAAAACAGATTGCCAGTAGAAAATTATATGAACCGCTAG
- the rimP gene encoding Ribosome maturation factor RimP, with product MPEILGKGNGGVPFFIFQYCCMEIVITKIEQKIQELLQDYPDHFLVEIKIKPTNNVKVFIDGDKGVGIDDLVKYNRALYKELEEEQLFPDGDFSLEVSSPGIGEPLKLHRQYLKNVGRYVEVVKNDGTKVEGVLEAVDDNQITVSETKGKGKKAEKIIHHISFQEIKSTQVQIKF from the coding sequence TTGCCCGAGATTTTGGGAAAAGGGAACGGTGGCGTTCCCTTCTTTATTTTTCAGTATTGTTGCATGGAAATTGTAATAACTAAGATTGAACAAAAAATACAGGAGCTCTTACAAGACTATCCCGACCATTTTTTGGTAGAAATAAAAATCAAGCCCACCAATAATGTAAAAGTATTTATTGATGGTGATAAAGGTGTAGGTATTGATGACTTGGTAAAATATAACAGAGCTTTGTATAAGGAATTAGAAGAAGAACAGCTTTTTCCCGATGGCGATTTTTCACTGGAGGTATCATCCCCCGGAATAGGTGAACCGCTGAAATTGCATCGACAATACCTAAAGAATGTAGGTAGATATGTAGAGGTAGTAAAGAATGATGGCACCAAGGTAGAAGGCGTATTAGAAGCCGTTGACGACAATCAAATAACCGTATCGGAAACAAAAGGAAAAGGGAAAAAAGCAGAAAAGATAATCCATCATATTTCTTTTCAGGAAATAAAATCAACTCAAGTTCAAATTAAATTTTAA
- the nusA gene encoding Transcription termination/antitermination protein NusA, producing the protein MASINLIEAFQEFKDAENIDRPTMMKVVEDVFKTLLRKKYGSDENFDVIVNAEKGDLEIVRHRTIVEDGQVVDPLKQVAYSEAIKLEPDYEIGEDLYEEIDLVDFGRRAILAAKQTLAGRISDLKKSVLAKKYEDRIGEIVSAEVYQVWKKEILLLDEEGNELILPKSEQIPQDYFKKGETIRAVVVRVDLKNNNPVIILSRTSPQFLAKLLEIEVPEIFDGLITIKKIVREPGERAKVAVESYDDRIDPVGACVGMKGSRIHGIVRELKNENIDVINWTNNIQLLIQRALTPAKISSMNIDTEKKRASIYLKPDQVSLAIGKRGANIKLASELTGYELDVYRESEDEEEEFDVDLEEFSDEIDGWVIDALKRIGCDTARSVMRMTPDELEKRADLEKETVAEIRRILQEELDKE; encoded by the coding sequence ATGGCAAGTATTAATCTTATAGAGGCGTTCCAGGAATTTAAAGACGCTGAAAACATTGACAGACCCACTATGATGAAAGTAGTGGAAGATGTTTTTAAGACATTGCTCCGTAAGAAATACGGTAGTGATGAAAACTTCGACGTTATTGTAAACGCCGAAAAAGGCGACCTGGAAATAGTACGCCATCGTACTATTGTGGAAGATGGACAAGTGGTAGACCCGCTCAAGCAAGTTGCCTATTCCGAAGCCATTAAGCTGGAACCAGATTATGAGATAGGAGAAGATCTTTACGAAGAAATAGATTTGGTAGATTTTGGACGCAGAGCAATTCTGGCTGCTAAACAAACTCTTGCCGGCCGTATCAGCGACCTGAAAAAGAGCGTACTGGCCAAAAAATACGAAGACAGAATTGGTGAAATCGTCAGCGCCGAAGTATACCAAGTATGGAAAAAAGAAATTTTACTACTTGACGAAGAAGGCAATGAATTAATTCTTCCCAAAAGTGAGCAGATACCTCAAGACTATTTCAAAAAGGGTGAAACCATTCGTGCAGTAGTAGTGCGGGTGGATTTGAAAAATAACAACCCCGTAATTATTTTGTCCCGAACTTCACCCCAATTCCTAGCAAAACTGCTCGAAATAGAAGTACCAGAGATCTTCGACGGACTGATCACCATAAAGAAGATTGTACGCGAACCAGGTGAAAGAGCGAAGGTGGCTGTAGAATCCTACGACGATAGAATCGATCCCGTAGGTGCCTGTGTGGGGATGAAAGGTAGCCGCATACATGGCATCGTTCGCGAATTGAAAAATGAAAATATCGATGTTATTAACTGGACAAATAATATCCAGTTATTGATACAAAGAGCGCTAACGCCTGCTAAGATTAGCAGCATGAATATCGATACCGAGAAAAAGCGCGCAAGCATCTATTTGAAACCCGATCAGGTTTCGCTGGCCATCGGTAAACGCGGCGCTAACATTAAGCTAGCGTCTGAACTTACCGGATACGAACTGGATGTGTACAGAGAAAGCGAGGATGAAGAAGAAGAGTTTGATGTGGATCTGGAAGAATTCAGTGATGAAATAGATGGCTGGGTAATTGATGCACTAAAGAGAATCGGTTGTGACACCGCACGCAGTGTGATGAGAATGACTCCCGATGAATTAGAAAAAAGAGCGGATCTGGAAAAAGAAACCGTAGCAGAAATTAGAAGAATTTTACAAGAAGAGCTGGATAAAGAGTAG
- the ctaA gene encoding Heme A synthase codes for MDIKKNKPVAIWLFIGAGMIIIQILLGGITRLTGSGLSITEWQPILGALPPMNERDWNEAFEKYKQIAQYKYIHNYFTLEDFKFIYFWEWLHRNWARFMGVVFIIPFIYFIFKKRIDRSMLWPMVVLFLLGALQGLVGWIMVASGIGTDRVYVSHIRLAAHFIAALLLLVYVVWFALKISVPEYKKEFIPSVRNFTWILLFILTIQLVYGAFMAGTHAAKAAITWPSINGKIIPNMEEGGIFHNLLAIQFIHRGLAYLITILIIFYTIQLYRQSRGSFLYKMRNWPLIITLIQVALGIFTLVKYLTPAKLWLAIVHQFTGMLLLLCLVIAYFYSAKIRR; via the coding sequence ATGGATATCAAAAAAAACAAGCCTGTAGCTATATGGTTGTTTATAGGTGCGGGCATGATTATAATACAGATATTGCTGGGAGGTATTACCAGACTTACCGGCAGCGGTCTTTCTATTACCGAGTGGCAACCTATTTTAGGTGCTCTTCCGCCAATGAATGAACGTGACTGGAATGAAGCCTTTGAGAAATACAAGCAAATCGCTCAGTATAAATACATTCACAATTATTTCACCTTAGAAGATTTTAAATTTATTTATTTCTGGGAATGGTTGCATCGCAACTGGGCTCGTTTTATGGGGGTTGTATTTATCATTCCATTTATATACTTCATATTTAAGAAAAGAATTGACCGGAGCATGCTGTGGCCTATGGTCGTACTTTTTCTGTTAGGCGCATTGCAAGGCCTGGTAGGGTGGATTATGGTGGCAAGTGGTATAGGAACAGATCGGGTGTATGTAAGCCACATTCGTCTAGCGGCTCATTTCATTGCTGCTTTGTTGCTGCTGGTGTATGTAGTATGGTTTGCACTCAAGATTTCTGTACCTGAGTATAAAAAGGAGTTTATTCCATCTGTACGCAATTTCACATGGATATTGTTGTTTATACTAACCATTCAGCTAGTATATGGAGCCTTCATGGCTGGAACACATGCTGCCAAGGCCGCCATTACCTGGCCGAGCATTAATGGAAAAATCATTCCTAACATGGAGGAAGGTGGCATCTTTCATAATCTACTTGCCATACAGTTTATTCACCGCGGGTTAGCTTATTTAATTACAATACTGATCATTTTTTATACTATACAGCTATATAGACAAAGCCGGGGCAGTTTTCTGTATAAAATGCGCAATTGGCCCTTGATTATTACACTGATACAAGTAGCTCTGGGCATCTTCACATTGGTGAAATACCTCACTCCCGCCAAGCTGTGGTTAGCTATCGTGCACCAATTTACAGGTATGCTGTTATTGCTATGTCTGGTGATTGCCTACTTCTACAGCGCCAAAATCAGAAGATAG
- the recO gene encoding DNA repair protein RecO: MTDKIHKTKGIVLRNVKYGETSLIVAVYTELFGLQSYLLNGIRTTSKKGANKAAFFQPGAILDMEVYHNEFKQLNRVKEYRWSYMYQNVFTDVLKNGVAAYMIELLSKCLHQPESNYGLFGFMEDCLLLLDSCTDKVMANFPVFFATHLTAFFGFSPRSATPEVLQSDRMLFDIEEGCFTTETVFHSRYLERKSALVLAELLQTRHPQELAEINANAQIRRQILDAMEYYYSLHLQNFGKMKTLPVLKELMA, from the coding sequence GTGACAGATAAAATTCACAAGACGAAGGGTATTGTATTACGAAACGTAAAGTACGGAGAGACCAGCCTTATTGTTGCTGTATATACTGAGTTATTTGGACTGCAATCCTATTTGCTAAACGGAATCAGAACGACTTCCAAAAAAGGGGCCAATAAAGCGGCTTTTTTTCAGCCGGGGGCAATACTCGATATGGAGGTTTATCACAACGAGTTTAAGCAGCTGAACCGTGTGAAGGAGTACAGATGGTCTTACATGTACCAAAATGTCTTTACCGATGTGCTGAAAAACGGCGTGGCAGCTTATATGATTGAGCTGCTTTCCAAATGTCTTCACCAGCCAGAAAGCAACTATGGTCTTTTTGGATTTATGGAAGACTGTCTGCTATTACTGGATAGCTGCACCGATAAGGTAATGGCTAATTTTCCCGTTTTTTTTGCTACCCATTTAACGGCCTTCTTCGGGTTTTCCCCACGTAGTGCCACACCCGAAGTTTTGCAAAGCGACCGTATGTTATTTGACATTGAAGAGGGGTGCTTCACCACCGAAACAGTCTTTCACAGCCGGTACCTGGAAAGAAAAAGTGCCCTGGTTCTCGCCGAACTGTTACAGACGCGACACCCACAAGAACTTGCAGAAATTAACGCCAATGCGCAAATCCGCCGCCAGATACTCGACGCCATGGAATATTATTACAGTCTGCACCTACAAAACTTCGGAAAAATGAAGACCCTGCCCGTGTTAAAAGAGCTCATGGCCTAA
- the guaA gene encoding GMP synthase [glutamine-hydrolyzing], giving the protein MAPKFLSPQKPKLYYLRRIMTERILILDFGSQYTQLIARAVREANVYCEIIPYSKPFEIDSNLKGIILSGSPFSVNDQNAPAISVKDLVKKLPVLGICYGAQLTAKTYGGRVEKSSKREYGRASMIVQNETDVLLKGISPKSQVWMSHGDSILELPEGFEVLATTESIPVAAFKCNEENPLYGLQFHPEVYHSTEGKQIIKNFLVNICGCSQDWTPAHFITDTVARLKEQIGNRKVIMALSGGVDSTVAATLIHKAIGDRLHGIFVDNGVLRKNEFQEVLDTYKQLGLNVKGIDASKLFYKELKGNPEPEAKRKIIGRLFIEVFQEEANKIEGIELLGQGTIYPDVIESVSVHGPSVTIKSHHNVGGLPEKMHLELVEPLRYLFKDEVRKVGRELGIPSNLIDRHPFPGPGLAIRILGEVTEEKVKLLQEADHIYINALKETGLYATVWQAGAILLPVKSVGVMGDERTYEYTVALRAVTSVDGMTADWAHLPYDFLADVSNAIINNVRGINRVVYDISSKPPATIEWE; this is encoded by the coding sequence ATGGCTCCCAAATTTCTGTCCCCTCAAAAACCTAAATTGTATTACCTTCGCCGCATTATGACGGAAAGAATACTTATTCTGGATTTTGGCTCACAATATACCCAATTAATTGCCCGTGCTGTAAGAGAGGCAAATGTCTATTGCGAAATTATCCCTTATTCAAAACCTTTCGAAATCGATAGCAATTTAAAGGGAATTATTCTTTCCGGCTCGCCATTTTCGGTAAATGATCAAAATGCTCCCGCGATTAGCGTAAAAGATCTAGTGAAAAAGCTGCCTGTGCTGGGTATTTGTTACGGAGCACAGCTGACGGCAAAAACCTATGGAGGTCGTGTGGAGAAAAGTAGTAAGCGAGAATACGGAAGGGCATCGATGATTGTGCAGAATGAAACTGACGTATTACTGAAAGGCATCAGCCCCAAAAGTCAGGTATGGATGAGCCATGGCGACAGCATTTTGGAGCTTCCTGAGGGCTTTGAAGTGCTGGCAACAACAGAAAGTATTCCGGTTGCTGCATTTAAATGCAATGAAGAAAACCCGTTATATGGCTTACAGTTCCATCCCGAAGTATACCACAGTACTGAGGGAAAACAAATCATTAAGAACTTTTTGGTGAATATCTGCGGATGTAGTCAAGACTGGACGCCCGCCCACTTTATTACTGATACGGTGGCGCGCCTGAAAGAGCAAATTGGCAACCGCAAAGTTATTATGGCTTTAAGCGGTGGTGTGGACAGCACTGTGGCTGCAACCCTTATTCATAAAGCTATTGGCGACAGGCTTCACGGCATATTTGTCGACAACGGTGTATTACGAAAAAATGAGTTTCAGGAGGTGCTGGATACCTACAAGCAGCTGGGGTTGAATGTAAAGGGGATAGATGCCAGTAAGCTATTTTATAAAGAACTGAAAGGTAATCCCGAGCCTGAAGCAAAACGTAAAATCATCGGCCGCCTTTTTATTGAAGTCTTTCAGGAAGAGGCCAATAAAATAGAGGGCATCGAATTGTTAGGACAGGGTACTATTTATCCTGATGTAATAGAAAGTGTTTCCGTACATGGTCCTTCTGTAACCATCAAATCGCACCACAATGTGGGTGGCTTGCCGGAAAAAATGCACCTAGAACTAGTAGAACCTTTACGTTACTTATTTAAGGACGAAGTAAGAAAAGTGGGGCGCGAACTGGGTATTCCTTCTAACTTAATAGACAGACATCCTTTCCCCGGTCCCGGTTTGGCTATACGCATTTTAGGTGAGGTAACTGAGGAAAAAGTAAAATTACTACAAGAAGCCGATCACATTTATATCAATGCACTGAAAGAAACAGGGCTTTATGCAACCGTTTGGCAGGCAGGAGCTATCTTATTACCTGTAAAAAGCGTAGGTGTGATGGGTGATGAGCGTACTTATGAGTATACCGTTGCGCTGCGCGCCGTTACCAGTGTGGATGGGATGACAGCAGATTGGGCGCATCTCCCCTACGATTTTCTGGCTGATGTAAGTAATGCCATTATTAATAATGTACGTGGCATCAACCGGGTAGTATATGATATCAGCAGTAAGCCCCCGGCCACTATAGAATGGGAGTAG
- the infB gene encoding Translation initiation factor IF-2 has translation MGKPERIYMSEIKLPRLLQAAKEFNIGQDTLIEYLVSKGFSRDELKPSTRLTQEMYESLQEAFHSDKAAKIKSSQVDLPKGIGSEARKRKEEAKAATPTVKKEPEKAPEPPAVTPPPPPPVVEVQPEPPQQETKEEEAPAPAPAPEEKEEKKVIKLGVPGIEGPKILDKIDLSAIERSTRPKKAAKSKQQEEKPEAKAPKEKVEPQPATPAPPPLAPTQQAEEEKPTTPPEPEITKIKAEKIEGPKILGKIELPVDNDTRPKREEKRKRKRIPIEKKEVKTDTAAKKGFHGGSRGDHHRKEHFKDRRSSHHHKEERQIDEKEIQEKIRETQAKLSGAGNKQKALRAKARRERRNEAEYAMHQDEKNNLLQVTEFISVSELASLMDVSFADVISKCMSLGIMVSINQRLDAEVIELVAAEFGYDVEFIDVEKQMEIEESEAEEDDSDNLKPRSPIVTIMGHVDHGKTSLLDYIRNANVVAGEAGGITQHIGAYRVEVSPGREITFLDTPGHEAFTAMRARGAKVTDIAVIVIAADDAVMPQTREAISHAQAAGVPMIFAINKIDKDGANPTKIYEQLAQMNILVEEWGGKYQSQELSAKKGLNVDKLLEKILLEAEMLELKANPDRDATGTIIEATLDKGRGYVATVLVENGTLRQGDIIVSGQYYGRVKAMFNERNKKLASAGPSSPAVVLGLNGAPQAGEKFKVYEDESEAKSVANRRAQILREQGMRTRKHITLDEIGRRLALGNFKELNVIIKGDVDGSVEALSDSLQKLSTEEIVVNVIHKGVGQINESDIVLAEASDAIVIGFNVRPSAQAARQAENAGIEIKTYSVIYNAIEEVKSAMEGMLEPTVKERVTANVEVREVFKFDKATVAGCYVLDGKLKRDNKVRLIRDGIVIYPVGENAVAELASLKRFKDDAKEVLMGMECGLTIKNYNDIKVGDVIEAYELEEVKRTL, from the coding sequence ATGGGCAAACCAGAGAGAATTTATATGTCAGAGATTAAACTTCCAAGATTATTACAAGCAGCCAAAGAGTTCAATATTGGGCAGGATACACTTATTGAGTATCTTGTAAGCAAAGGCTTTTCCCGTGATGAGCTGAAACCTTCAACTAGGCTCACTCAGGAGATGTACGAATCTTTACAGGAAGCTTTCCACAGTGATAAAGCAGCCAAAATCAAGAGTAGTCAGGTAGACCTTCCCAAGGGTATTGGCAGCGAAGCAAGAAAGCGTAAAGAAGAAGCAAAAGCTGCTACTCCTACGGTAAAAAAAGAGCCTGAAAAAGCTCCTGAACCACCGGCTGTAACACCTCCGCCACCACCACCGGTTGTGGAAGTACAACCCGAGCCCCCACAACAGGAAACAAAAGAGGAGGAAGCTCCTGCCCCTGCCCCTGCTCCGGAGGAAAAAGAAGAAAAGAAAGTAATTAAGCTAGGTGTACCGGGCATTGAAGGACCAAAAATTCTGGACAAGATTGATCTTTCTGCTATAGAAAGGTCTACGCGCCCTAAGAAAGCTGCAAAATCCAAACAGCAGGAAGAAAAGCCGGAAGCTAAAGCGCCCAAAGAAAAGGTTGAACCTCAACCAGCTACTCCTGCACCACCGCCGTTGGCTCCAACACAGCAGGCAGAAGAGGAAAAACCCACAACACCTCCGGAACCCGAAATCACTAAAATTAAAGCAGAGAAAATAGAGGGACCGAAGATTTTGGGTAAAATTGAACTGCCGGTAGATAATGATACAAGACCTAAGAGAGAGGAAAAACGCAAACGCAAGCGTATTCCAATAGAGAAAAAAGAGGTAAAAACGGATACTGCTGCTAAGAAGGGCTTCCATGGTGGGTCCCGAGGCGATCACCATCGTAAGGAGCATTTCAAAGACAGAAGGTCTTCTCATCATCACAAAGAAGAAAGACAAATCGACGAAAAAGAAATACAGGAAAAGATTCGTGAAACACAGGCCAAGCTAAGTGGAGCTGGTAATAAGCAGAAGGCATTAAGGGCTAAAGCGCGCCGAGAGCGTAGGAATGAGGCCGAATATGCCATGCACCAAGATGAAAAGAATAACCTGCTGCAAGTTACCGAGTTTATTAGTGTAAGCGAGCTGGCCAGCCTGATGGATGTAAGCTTTGCTGATGTAATCAGCAAATGTATGAGCTTGGGTATCATGGTGTCCATCAACCAAAGACTGGATGCAGAAGTGATAGAACTAGTAGCGGCTGAGTTTGGTTATGATGTAGAGTTCATCGATGTAGAAAAACAAATGGAGATTGAAGAAAGTGAGGCGGAAGAAGATGACAGCGATAATCTTAAACCTCGTAGTCCTATTGTAACCATCATGGGACACGTAGACCACGGTAAAACATCTTTGCTCGACTATATCCGCAATGCTAACGTGGTAGCCGGTGAAGCGGGGGGAATTACGCAGCACATCGGGGCGTATCGTGTAGAAGTAAGCCCTGGTAGAGAGATTACCTTCCTAGATACTCCTGGTCACGAAGCGTTTACCGCGATGCGTGCTCGTGGTGCTAAGGTTACCGATATTGCGGTAATCGTAATTGCTGCAGACGATGCGGTGATGCCTCAAACCCGAGAGGCTATCAGTCACGCTCAGGCAGCAGGTGTACCCATGATATTTGCTATCAACAAAATCGATAAAGATGGGGCCAACCCTACCAAAATTTATGAACAACTGGCGCAGATGAATATTCTGGTGGAAGAGTGGGGTGGTAAGTATCAGAGTCAGGAACTATCGGCCAAGAAAGGATTGAACGTAGATAAACTACTGGAAAAAATCTTGCTGGAAGCCGAAATGTTGGAGCTGAAAGCCAATCCTGACAGAGATGCTACCGGAACCATCATCGAAGCTACACTGGATAAAGGTCGTGGTTACGTGGCCACTGTACTGGTAGAGAACGGAACGCTGAGACAAGGGGATATTATTGTGAGTGGACAGTACTACGGTCGCGTAAAAGCCATGTTTAATGAAAGAAATAAAAAACTGGCCAGCGCCGGACCCTCATCTCCCGCAGTAGTATTAGGATTGAACGGTGCTCCACAAGCGGGTGAAAAATTCAAGGTTTATGAGGATGAATCCGAAGCAAAAAGTGTGGCCAATAGAAGAGCGCAGATTCTGCGTGAACAGGGAATGCGAACCCGCAAACACATTACCTTGGATGAAATTGGCCGTCGTCTGGCATTAGGCAACTTTAAGGAACTGAACGTAATCATTAAAGGTGATGTGGACGGTTCTGTAGAAGCGCTGAGCGACTCACTGCAAAAGCTTTCTACCGAAGAAATTGTAGTGAATGTGATTCACAAAGGGGTGGGTCAGATAAACGAAAGTGATATCGTACTGGCCGAGGCTTCAGATGCTATTGTAATCGGCTTTAATGTAAGACCTTCTGCACAGGCAGCCCGACAGGCTGAAAATGCGGGTATCGAAATCAAGACATACTCCGTGATCTATAACGCCATCGAGGAAGTGAAGAGTGCAATGGAAGGTATGCTGGAGCCTACCGTAAAAGAAAGGGTTACGGCTAATGTAGAGGTTCGCGAAGTATTCAAGTTCGACAAAGCTACTGTGGCCGGATGTTATGTGCTGGACGGTAAGCTGAAACGCGATAACAAAGTGCGGTTAATTCGCGACGGTATTGTGATTTACCCGGTAGGTGAAAATGCGGTGGCAGAACTGGCTTCACTGAAACGCTTTAAAGATGATGCTAAGGAAGTGTTGATGGGTATGGAGTGTGGTCTTACCATCAAGAACTATAATGATATAAAGGTGGGCGACGTTATCGAAGCTTACGAACTGGAAGAAGTGAAAAGAACGCTATAA